DNA from Prionailurus bengalensis isolate Pbe53 chromosome X, Fcat_Pben_1.1_paternal_pri, whole genome shotgun sequence:
TATTGGAGCAGTTGCTGGCATCACCCTCCTGGCCTGGCCTGTTGCTGATACCTTCTACCGTATCCATCGAAGAGGTGCCAATTCCACTCCCCAACATACCCTCCCTGGCCATCGATGCTTCTGCCTCCTGCTGCCCATTTTACTGCACCCAcactctgctttctgtccccaGAGCTCACCCATTGCCCTTTCTCCATAGCCTGCCCCTCATTCCCTACAGGTCCCAAGGTTCTGCTACTGCTCCTATTTTTTGGAGTTGCCCTGGCCATCTACCTGGCCCCACTGTGCATCTCCTCACCCTGTATCATGGAACCCAGAGACTTACCCCCCAAGCCTGGTCTGGTGGGACACCGAGGGGCCCCCATGGTGAGTGTTGAGTAGAATGCTGGTAGGGTGGGAAGGGTCTGCTCCTCTAGGCTGCAGCAATCAGGACTATGGGTTCCCAGGCTCGCACCCTTCTCTGCTACCCCCCTACCAATTCCCTTTCCCAGCTGGCCCCCGAGAACACCCTGATGTCACTGAGGAAAACAGCCGAATGTGGAGCTGCTGTGTTCGAGACTGATGTGATGGTCAGGTGAGAGACActaggggacagagagacacacttAGGGAGCTTGAGAAATGATGATCAGCCCTAGAGCTCAGCCCTCTGACACCTCTTGTGCCCTCAGCTCTGACGGGATCCCCTTCCTCATGCATGATGAGCACCTGAGCAGGACCACAGATGTGGCCTCAGTGTTCCCAGCCCGAACCTCCTCCCACAGCAGCGACTTCTCCTGTGCTGAACTGAAGAAGCTCAATGCCGGGACCTGGTTCCTAGAGGTGAAGACAGCCTCACAAAAGAGGCAACCACCTGCGGGGGTGCTGAGGGGAGGGTTCATTCATTGATAAGTATTTTCTGATCCCTGTGCTGAGCAATAGGTGTAGAGGCTCTGCCCTCAAGTCACTCCCTCCGCTGAAAGAAGAGAGCTTAGCCAACAGGCTATCAGAATAGGAAACCTAGAGCGATAACAATATCCTTAGtaaacagagaggagagagagcaaaggcaCTATTTGGCAGGGTGGGTGTGGAAGAGGATCAGGAGTGGTTTCACAAGAGAGAATGCCTGAGCAGCACATGAAATGAGAATGCTGTTTAAGATGGGCAAAGCAGGGATCAGCAATTCTAGTCAGATGGAAGAGCATATGTAAAGCCCAGAAGTATGAAGAAGTGTTCTCAGGAAACAAAAAGTGGCTCAGTGCAACTGGGAGATAAAATTTGTGGGAGCAGTGGGAGCTGAGACTGGCAAGGGGAGCAGAGGCTTGGTTTCAGAGGGCTTTGAATGCCAgaaccgcccccctcccccaaaaaaagaaTGTCAGGCCCAGAAGTGCAGGCTTCGGTTGGTTCTGTAGGTGACGGAAAATTTCGTAAGGATACTTTATTTTCTCAGTTCCTGTGTTcctacctttaaaaataatacatgtcggggggcctgggtggctcagtcagttaagcattcaactcttgatctcagctcaggtcttgatctcagggtcgtgagttcaagtctcacattgggTTCCCCACCCAGTACACagcctgcttaaaaataaaagtaatacttGTTCcgcataaaaaaattaaacattagagaaataatgtaaaaattgAAAGTCTCCCATAATCAAACTCCTCTGAGATAATCATTGCTAACAGTTGGGTACATATtccatatgtgtatacacacatacatgtcaTTTTGCACAAATAGGATCACTTCATATATTCTTTTGCAActtgattgtcttttcatttaactCTATATACAATGACATGCCAGAGTGATTAAGACCAAGGGTtgtctgggtttgagtcctggcttcACTGCCTACTAGCTATGTGAGCCTGGGCAACATTCCTTAGTCTCTCTTGCTTTactttcctcgtctgtaaaataggcataataatagtacctactttgTAGGATTTggggaggattaaataaattaacgcACATAAAGTACTTCTAACgctgcctgacacatagtaaatacttTATAATAAGTATCAGATAGCTTGCTTTTTCCGTGTCAGCGGTTAGGAGGTAAGGTCATTTGTTGATTacgaggggaagggaggagagtggcagaggtTTGGAAGAGCCACTAGGAATGGAAGAAGGAGCAAAACAAGAACAAGTGAAAGGATGattaagtggggcacctggctggctcagtccatagagcatgtgactcttgatctcaaggttgtgctttcaagccctgccttgggtatagagcttactttaaaaaaaaaaaaaaaaaaaggatgattaaGTGGCAATGAAGGTAAAAGACTATATAGTCCACATGATGTGCTCTGCCCCCCAATTCTAGGGGTGGAGGAGGCAGACTGCTACACAATTGAATCAGGGTTTAGGATTTGTGGGGCGGGCAGGACAGGAAAGGAGTTGAAGGTGGTATGGAAAAGTAATGCGAGCTATAGATGGACCATGGGTAGGGGATGTAGATGTGGCAGACAGGGGCTGATGGATTGGGCAGAAACCAAAGGGCCAAGGTCCCAGAGGTCTCTGTGAGACCAAAGAGAAAATGTGAGGAAGTTAGGAAACCAGGGGGGTAGGAGGTTAGGGTCACAGAGTAAGGTGTTAGAGGGTCTGGAAAGGGTCAcagtttagagaaagaaagactgtGGCTCAGGGGTGCACACAAGCCTGGCGCCAAGTGGGGGAAACGAGTGAAGATCGTGAGGATGGGGGAATGGCCTAAAGGCTTCTTCTGgtcttgaaataattttcctgtTCTCATAGAGGCAACCCTTCTGGGGGGCCAAACGGCTGTCTGACCCTGATCGGAAGGAGGCTGAGAACCAGACAGTCCCAACATTGGAAGAGCTGCTGAAGGAAGCTGCAGTCCTTAACCTTTCTATCATGTTTGACTTGCGCCGCCCCCCACGAAATCACACATACCATGACACATTTGTGAACCAGACACTGGAGACTGTGCTGAGTGCAAGGGTGCCCCAAGCCATGGTGATATGTCCAGGACCCCAAGTGCCCCCtcttgcccatctccccacccctgccttccctAGGCCACGGTGATAATTTTGAGGCTGCCCCCTACCCCAGGGCCCCACCTCAACTCATATACCCCATTCTGTTATCAaacctctctgcccctggccctgcccctggaATCCCCAAGCCTTCCCCAGCTTCATGCCCATCTTCCCTGAACCACAGGTCCTTTGGCTACCGGATGAAGATCGGGCTAAGGTCCAACAACGGGCACCTAGAATGCGCCAGATATATGGACAGCAGGGAAGCAACAGAACTGAGAGGCCCCAGTTTCTCAACCTCCCCTATCAAGACCTGCCACTGTTGGATATCAAGTGAGTGCCAGAGGAAAGGAGCCAAGGGGACCCCGTGAAGCTTAATGGTAGGGAAGAGCCACCTCAGGGAGGGCAaaggccattcattcattcacacatacaacaaatatttatcaatatatttaaCACTTGCTATGTGAAAGGCACTATTGTTGCAGGCTTTGAGCATACTAGTGAAAGAGATAATAAACTGAACGAATTATATGCATACTGGATAAGTGATATGAAGATAATAAAATGCGGAGATATAGTAGAGCAATTAGGGTTGGgagtgagggccagagaggggccACATCCGGAAAAATAGCTAAAGGGGTGATGCCTGGGTTGAGACCTGACAGGTCACAAGGAGCTAATGAGGAGAGGAGCTGTGAGAAGAGCAGAAACAGCAGCCCCATAAGCAAGGGAAAGGTGAGGCTGGGGAGATAGGCAGGAGCCCAATTGTGTAGGACCTTGTGGGCCACAAGAACAGTTTTAGCTTTCATTCTCCACCAAAGAAGTAAGTGCAAGGGAGGATGGATCGAGAGGAGAGAAGCAAGAGAGTCCCAGAAGTGAGCCAGGCCCCAGAGGCTGACCCAGCCCATAAACATGATGGACTGTAAAGCATGCAGTTGCCAAGGTCTCTTCTCATGTCCTTGTGgtcagatagaaaaaaaaaaaaagtgcactgTATGGTAGCCCAGTTAGCATAAGTATTTCAAGGACCTTTCCCCAAGTTGTCACCATGGAGGGAGACACGACATGGGGTTTGGCCCTCACTTTAGACTTGTCCTGGTCAACCTCAACCGCTGAGCAGGTTTTCAAAAGACATGAATTAGTAATGAATACAGTGGTAATGAAATCGAGGCCCCGAAAGGTCTAAGCACTCTAAGATGATGGACCAAATATACCGGGATAAAGCACAACAGGGATAGATGTAAACACCTACCTACATTTGCACTCCAAAAGAAGTTCAATTGCACAACGACAAGAGAGGAGACTGGCATCAGCATGAACATGTGTGAAAAACCAGAGCTTTGATTGAATAGTGTTCATAATGAGTCATCAATGGCATGTGGCATTGCCAAAACTAACCTGACCCCAGGCTGCCTTCAAACAGCCACAGTGCCCAGAAGGCAGGAGGAAGTTTTGCTGTACTCAAATCTGGGCCAAGCCCACCTGGGATATCATGTTCAGATGCAAGCCCCCATACTATGAAAGGAACACtgatagaggcgcctgggtggctcagtcggttgagcatctgactcttgatcttggctcaggtcgtgatctcacggtttgtgagttctagctgacggcacagagcctgcttggaattctctggctgtctctctgtgcccctcctccactcatgctctttctctctcgcgcgcaaaataaataaattaatttttaaaaattaaaaaagggacaggcacctgggtggctcagtcagttgagcatctgacttcagctcaggtcatgatctcacagctcgtgagttcaagccctgcatcgggctctgtgctgacagcttggagcctggagcctgcttcggattctgtgtctccctctctctctgtccctaacccactcgcattctgtctctgtctctctcaaaaataaatacacattaaaaatttttttttaaaaaaagaaaggaacattgATCAACTGAAGTAAGATCAGATTAGGAGAGGTTTGTATGGTGAAGGGAATGATAACCCAGGTCCCAGCCCTGGATGAAGGAACTGGGGCTGTCGGGCCTAGAGAGGAGATGACTCAGGGACATGGTCACTGTTCTCAGACCTCTGAAGGTCTGTCATGGGACAAAGAAGAAAGACATTCGTGTAGCCCCAGATGGCAAAGCTCAGATCCGTAGGTGGAATCCGCCAGGAGACAAAGTTGAGCTATgcaaagaaaattacttttgCTCAGGGGATGCTATGTAAAAGTAGGACTGAGAGTTCCTTGGCAGTGACACTGCGGCTTCAAGCACGGACAAAGGCTGCTTCCTGTGCCTCATGCCCCATGATACTAGATGTTCCTATttctttcccacccacccccccagggcACTACACCAGGATAATGTGTCGGTGAACCTATTTGTGGTGAACAAGCCCTGGCTCTTTTCCCTGCTCTGGTGTGCAGGGGTGGACTCGGTCACCACCAACGACTGCCAGCTGCTACAGCAAATGCGTTACCCCGTCTGGCTTATCGTAAGGGCTCTGGGGCTGtcacccctccctttctcccatcCCTGGCTCTCCTTAACCCTGTTCCTCTATTCCTTACACATTTCCCTCCATATACTACCTTTGGGACTCTGGCCACCGACAGGAGCCTTTTCCTATTCCCACAGCCCCCTCAAACCTACCTAATGATGTGGATCATTACCAATTGTGTCTCCACCCTGCTGCTTCTGTGGACCTTCCTCCTGCAAGGGTGAGTGCTTCATGCCTCAGCTTTCTGGGTCTTCATGCCCCCCAGGGTCCCGGTGATAGGGCCAATTCAGACTCCTACATGCTGCCCGGAGCTTGGGATTTGGTTCCTTTGAGATTCTTGGACCCTTCCTTACACCAAATTGGCCTGAACCTGGGAAAGGCAGTTTGGGGGAACCTGAGATCAAAAGGCCATGCCTGCAGCTGGCTGAACTCACAATGGGAAGCTTTTTCTCTCTATAGGAGAtgtaagaaggaaagagagaaaactggTAAGAACTTTCTCCCTTCacctcatttttctcctcctATAGCCTTCTCTTTGGTCACTCCCTATATGTCTTCCCCACCACCTGCTCTAGGCTTAGAAACAGCAGTGCTGCTGACCAGGATCAACAATTTCATAATGGAGTGAATGCCCAGCTCCGGACCCCCACCTACCAGAGTCTGAGGCCTCTCTGGATTGGCTAacagcaaggaagagagagcagcTGAGATGGAAAGttggtggggttggggtggggtaaACTTTGTCAACAGGAGGTTTTGAACCATGAGGGCCCTCTGCACAGATGGTGGGCATGCTGCAAGCTTCCATGGAATCTGCTCCTCTTAGGGTTTTGACCTGAGGTTAGGTTAGGAAGACAGTGACTCATAGGAAGTTTCTCTGCAAATGTTAACAGAGGAAGTGGAAAGGAGGTTGCCAAGATAATGTTTCAGACCTGTGTGTGCGTGTTCTCGAGTAGAAGACACAAAGTGTGTCAGGGATGGGATAGCTTGGACCTATGACTGAAGGAGATGACAAAATGGCCTTTGCTGGAGAACTAAGATGATGGAGTCACCAATCCCCACTCCATTCACTGTCTCCCCTGACCCCTGCAATTTAGCTGCTTTCCTGCCTAGACGCTGAGGGCCGAAGAGCCCATCTAGCCATTTAATTCTGTGACTATAACTGGCTTTTTGCTGTGCACAGCCTTTTCTTCAAGACAGGTTGGTTCCTGTATGGTGTCAATCTGCTTATTCAATGAATTTAACTCCTGTTTTGTCATAGTCTAATCTTTTCCGCGCCGGGGCTTGGTGGGGGATGCACATTCCATCCTCGGTTGTGACATGAATGACATTGAGGGGTCATCACGGAGAGATTCTTGGGCTGGAGGGGTTGCTGCAAGAGGGGAAGCGGGAGAGCAGCCGTCACAGGGGATGTTCTGGGTGGCCAAGGCACGCTGCGCAGAGTTGCGTTGTAGCTCCACCTTGTGGTCACCTGCCGCAAGAAGAGGGCCGCGTCAGTCATCACCATGACGTAAGAATGTCACCTGTTTTCCGTGCCGGTTGGGGACCTGTGTCCTTGAC
Protein-coding regions in this window:
- the GDPD2 gene encoding glycerophosphoinositol inositolphosphodiesterase GDPD2 isoform X1, whose protein sequence is MAESPGCCSVWARCLHCLYSCHWRKCPKERMQTSKCDCIWFGLLFLTFLLSLGWLYIGLILLNDLHNFNEFLFQHWGHWMDWSLAFLLVISLLVTYASLLLLLALLLRLCGQPLHLHSVHKMLLLLIMLLVAAGLVGLDVQWQQEWRSLRLSLQATAPFLHIGAVAGITLLAWPVADTFYRIHRRGPKVLLLLLFFGVALAIYLAPLCISSPCIMEPRDLPPKPGLVGHRGAPMLAPENTLMSLRKTAECGAAVFETDVMVSSDGIPFLMHDEHLSRTTDVASVFPARTSSHSSDFSCAELKKLNAGTWFLERQPFWGAKRLSDPDRKEAENQTVPTLEELLKEAAVLNLSIMFDLRRPPRNHTYHDTFVNQTLETVLSARVPQAMVLWLPDEDRAKVQQRAPRMRQIYGQQGSNRTERPQFLNLPYQDLPLLDIKALHQDNVSVNLFVVNKPWLFSLLWCAGVDSVTTNDCQLLQQMRYPVWLIPPQTYLMMWIITNCVSTLLLLWTFLLQGRCKKEREKTGLETAVLLTRINNFIME
- the GDPD2 gene encoding glycerophosphoinositol inositolphosphodiesterase GDPD2 isoform X2, which translates into the protein MDWSLAFLLVISLLVTYASLLLLLALLLRLCGQPLHLHSVHKMLLLLIMLLVAAGLVGLDVQWQQEWRSLRLSLQATAPFLHIGAVAGITLLAWPVADTFYRIHRRGPKVLLLLLFFGVALAIYLAPLCISSPCIMEPRDLPPKPGLVGHRGAPMLAPENTLMSLRKTAECGAAVFETDVMVSSDGIPFLMHDEHLSRTTDVASVFPARTSSHSSDFSCAELKKLNAGTWFLERQPFWGAKRLSDPDRKEAENQTVPTLEELLKEAAVLNLSIMFDLRRPPRNHTYHDTFVNQTLETVLSARVPQAMVLWLPDEDRAKVQQRAPRMRQIYGQQGSNRTERPQFLNLPYQDLPLLDIKALHQDNVSVNLFVVNKPWLFSLLWCAGVDSVTTNDCQLLQQMRYPVWLIPPQTYLMMWIITNCVSTLLLLWTFLLQGRCKKEREKTGLETAVLLTRINNFIME